A genomic region of Spirochaetota bacterium contains the following coding sequences:
- a CDS encoding GGDEF domain-containing protein has translation MKGLDALLAKVTIFKKLTAEEILQLVPFFSQKDFTKDSIIFDEGTYGSELFIVASGEVAAFIKLPDATMRKVAHFTTGDFFGDMAIFENDVRSATCIAQTDCTLLSLTASDFFTIINSHPSIAIKIMYDMLTVISQRLLKTGSFLTEMIQWGEAARKRSIIDEFTGVYNRSYFEDTILLKITQEKPFCLIMVDLDYFRKINEEYSHEVGDKAILAIVEVLKATFRDVDAVCRYGGDEFAVIFDGNDVQSAYRFAEIARNKVNAIDSGKLGITNLTLSLSMGIAAFPTFDKDIIRAKADEALYRAKERGRNCVVLAQQ, from the coding sequence GTGAAGGGGCTTGATGCACTGCTTGCAAAAGTTACTATTTTTAAAAAGCTGACAGCTGAAGAGATTCTACAACTGGTTCCTTTTTTTTCCCAAAAAGATTTTACTAAAGACAGCATCATCTTTGATGAGGGAACCTATGGCAGCGAGCTTTTCATAGTTGCAAGCGGAGAGGTTGCTGCTTTTATAAAGCTGCCTGATGCCACCATGCGCAAGGTTGCACACTTTACTACAGGTGATTTCTTTGGGGATATGGCAATATTTGAAAATGATGTTCGATCAGCTACCTGCATTGCACAGACAGATTGCACACTATTATCATTGACAGCTTCTGATTTTTTTACTATTATCAACAGCCACCCTTCTATAGCAATTAAGATTATGTATGACATGCTCACTGTTATTTCACAGCGGCTTTTAAAGACAGGTTCATTCCTAACCGAGATGATCCAGTGGGGCGAAGCAGCACGCAAGCGTTCAATTATTGATGAGTTCACTGGTGTGTATAATCGCAGTTATTTTGAGGACACCATCTTACTGAAGATAACTCAGGAAAAACCGTTTTGCCTTATCATGGTAGATTTAGATTACTTTAGAAAAATAAATGAAGAATATAGTCACGAAGTTGGCGATAAGGCAATTCTAGCGATAGTTGAGGTACTAAAAGCTACATTCAGAGATGTTGATGCAGTGTGCCGCTACGGGGGCGATGAGTTTGCAGTAATTTTTGATGGAAATGATGTCCAAAGTGCATACAGGTTTGCAGAGATTGCACGCAATAAAGTCAATGCAATTGACTCAGGTAAGCTTGGTATAACAAATTTAACGCTATCGTTAAGCATGGGCATTGCTGCTTTTCCCACATTTGACAAAGATATAATACGGGCTAAAGCTGATGAAGCCCTTTATAGAGCAAAAGAACGTGGCCGCAATTGCGTAGTGTTAGCTCAACAGTAG
- a CDS encoding GGDEF domain-containing protein, producing the protein MDIKDILKTVQIFSSLDESELHIIQNYCIHKNLQENDQLFNFNEDFRLLCIVTSGSIAIYANGSSRRLIARYLPNESFGELNLCGITLGNNQAVALEPASVLLFPSIPFEEFVIRYNTIGAKIIYRLLSNISFRIRETNKLISQNYGWVSELKKAIYTDRLTGLYNRQYCDELSKENKEYTIAVIKPDKFKAINDTCGHKAGDATLIALAQTIRKVCPDAIHIRYRGDEFIVATTPDVDMQSLAKTIHNAIWSINISSITSGLIPSITVSIGTGRGFFNQQLIDIVYQRMWSVYHNGGNSTAMEGDM; encoded by the coding sequence ATGGATATTAAAGATATATTGAAAACTGTTCAAATATTTTCATCCCTGGATGAATCAGAACTGCACATAATACAAAATTACTGTATACACAAAAACCTTCAGGAGAATGATCAACTTTTTAATTTCAATGAAGATTTTAGGCTTTTATGTATTGTGACATCAGGCAGCATTGCTATATATGCAAATGGTTCTTCACGGCGGCTGATTGCCAGGTATCTCCCTAACGAAAGCTTTGGAGAGCTCAATCTCTGTGGAATTACGCTGGGTAATAATCAAGCAGTTGCACTTGAACCCGCCAGTGTTTTGTTATTTCCATCAATTCCATTTGAAGAATTTGTTATACGATACAATACTATAGGTGCAAAGATTATTTACCGGTTACTATCGAACATATCATTCAGAATACGTGAAACCAACAAACTCATTTCACAAAACTATGGTTGGGTAAGCGAACTTAAAAAAGCTATCTACACTGACAGGCTTACCGGCCTCTACAACCGACAATACTGCGATGAGTTATCAAAAGAAAACAAAGAATATACCATTGCTGTTATTAAGCCTGATAAATTTAAAGCAATAAATGACACCTGCGGACATAAAGCTGGTGATGCAACACTTATTGCCTTAGCACAGACAATACGCAAAGTTTGCCCCGATGCAATTCATATACGGTATAGGGGCGATGAATTTATTGTTGCCACTACACCTGATGTGGACATGCAATCACTGGCAAAAACAATACACAACGCCATTTGGTCAATTAATATTTCATCAATTACCAGCGGACTCATTCCATCAATCACCGTTAGCATTGGCACCGGTAGGGGTTTTTTTAACCAACAGCTTATTGACATCGTATATCAGCGCATGTGGTCAGTGTACCATAACGGTGGAAATTCAACCGCAATGGAAGGTGACATGTGA
- a CDS encoding transposase — MVQQYEDPIKAIVHRTLEVYIEEAFEEFIGDTIRKAMLRAGDNKIVKEYRNGYRYLKHGIVGTLALTHILVPRNRAGGFKLAILTRMQQQIDTIALLISSLYINGISVRKILVQF, encoded by the coding sequence ATTGTACAGCAATACGAGGATCCAATAAAAGCCATAGTACATAGAACATTGGAAGTATATATTGAGGAGGCGTTTGAAGAGTTTATAGGTGATACAATAAGAAAAGCAATGCTACGGGCAGGTGATAATAAGATAGTAAAAGAATACCGTAATGGGTATCGGTATCTGAAGCACGGAATAGTAGGGACATTAGCACTTACACATATACTGGTTCCACGTAATCGTGCAGGGGGCTTTAAACTTGCGATACTTACTCGTATGCAACAGCAGATAGACACTATAGCATTGCTGATAAGTTCACTGTATATCAATGGCATATCAGTGCGCAAGATTTTAGTGCAGTTTTAA
- a CDS encoding gamma-glutamyl-gamma-aminobutyrate hydrolase family protein, translating to MFEGTPTIGITYGSIQTTLLKWGIDINKDYTSAVQSHKANIMRIFVTDSSDAIQAKCAKVHAFIIPGGFDVHPSRYGEKEYTYLESVDKKLDELEFFVLEYAKKHNMPVLGICRGCQIVNVFYGGTLYQDIPTQFRPTQKVIHRKSLNLFVYSHALPCYHEISFKKNSRLAAIFGKEVMTVNSYHHQAVKQLAPGFIITAHSQDGLVEGIEHTGKTFIVGTQFHPEMMREENPLCDNLFKEFIKESYLYMNKSLP from the coding sequence ATGTTTGAGGGCACACCAACAATAGGTATTACATACGGAAGCATCCAGACAACTTTATTGAAGTGGGGAATAGATATAAACAAAGATTATACTAGTGCTGTACAGAGCCACAAAGCAAATATAATGCGTATTTTTGTAACCGATAGCTCTGATGCAATACAGGCAAAGTGTGCCAAAGTGCACGCTTTTATTATCCCCGGTGGCTTTGACGTACACCCATCACGGTATGGTGAAAAAGAATACACATATCTTGAAAGCGTGGACAAAAAACTGGATGAGCTTGAATTTTTTGTGCTTGAATATGCAAAAAAACACAACATGCCAGTACTTGGGATTTGCCGAGGTTGCCAAATAGTCAATGTATTCTATGGCGGCACACTTTATCAGGATATACCTACTCAATTTCGACCCACTCAAAAAGTGATTCACCGCAAAAGCCTTAATCTTTTTGTCTATTCACATGCGCTGCCCTGTTATCATGAAATTTCATTTAAAAAGAATAGTCGTCTTGCTGCAATCTTTGGAAAAGAAGTTATGACAGTAAACTCATACCACCACCAGGCAGTAAAACAATTAGCCCCGGGTTTTATTATAACTGCACATTCACAGGATGGATTAGTTGAAGGCATAGAACACACAGGAAAAACTTTCATAGTTGGCACCCAGTTTCACCCTGAAATGATGCGTGAAGAAAACCCGTTATGTGACAACTTATTTAAAGAATTTATCAAAGAGTCATACTTGTACATGAATAAAAGCTTACCTTAG